Proteins encoded in a region of the Bradyrhizobium sp. CB3481 genome:
- a CDS encoding tripartite tricarboxylate transporter substrate binding protein — MKIPRRQFLQLSVAASTLPISSRFASAQSYPTRPVHLLEGFGAGGAPDVVARLIGQSLSERLGNSFVIENRSGATGNIATEAVVRAPADGYTLLLVSAGNAINATMFKLSFDILRDLAPVAGIVRVPLVMEVHPSIAAKSVAEFIAYAKANPGKVNMASAGIGSLPHVAGEMFKTMAGVDLFHVPYRGAQVFPALLAGEAQVYFGPMLSSIEYVRAGSFRALAVTTAARSPILPDVPALGEILSGYEASAWYGIGAPRHTPEEVIEKLNKAVNVSIADPKFQARLAHLGGTPLGGSPADFGKLISDEVKKWGRVIMAANMKRE, encoded by the coding sequence ATGAAAATTCCGCGTCGTCAATTTCTGCAGCTGTCAGTGGCCGCTTCCACGCTCCCAATATCATCCCGGTTCGCCAGCGCGCAGAGTTACCCGACCCGACCGGTGCACCTGCTCGAAGGTTTTGGCGCCGGCGGAGCGCCCGACGTCGTCGCGCGATTGATCGGTCAATCGCTGTCGGAGCGCCTAGGAAATTCATTTGTCATCGAGAATCGCAGCGGCGCCACCGGCAACATCGCGACCGAGGCCGTCGTGCGGGCGCCTGCGGACGGCTACACGCTGCTGTTGGTCAGCGCGGGCAATGCGATAAATGCGACAATGTTCAAGCTTAGCTTCGACATCCTCCGAGACCTCGCGCCGGTTGCTGGCATCGTTCGTGTGCCGCTGGTCATGGAGGTCCACCCGTCGATTGCAGCCAAGTCGGTCGCGGAGTTCATCGCGTACGCGAAGGCCAATCCGGGCAAGGTCAACATGGCGTCCGCGGGGATCGGATCTTTGCCGCATGTGGCCGGCGAAATGTTCAAGACAATGGCTGGCGTCGATCTCTTTCACGTGCCCTATCGGGGCGCGCAGGTATTTCCTGCACTCTTAGCTGGCGAAGCTCAGGTCTATTTCGGCCCGATGCTCTCATCGATCGAGTATGTCAGGGCCGGCAGTTTTCGCGCGCTGGCGGTAACGACAGCGGCGCGTTCGCCAATATTGCCGGACGTTCCGGCTCTGGGCGAAATCTTGTCCGGTTACGAAGCAAGTGCATGGTACGGCATTGGCGCTCCAAGACACACGCCGGAAGAAGTCATCGAGAAGCTGAACAAGGCTGTCAATGTCAGCATCGCTGATCCGAAATTCCAGGCTCGGCTTGCCCATCTGGGCGGCACGCCCCTGGGCGGGTCGCCCGCGGATTTCGGCAAGCTGATCTCCGACGAGGTGAAGAAGTGGGGCAGGGTGATTATGGCGGCCAATATGAAACGGGAGTGA
- a CDS encoding ATP-grasp domain-containing protein, producing MRRLRVLVLMHPDFVPPESTEGYTARQINELKTEYDVVSTLRASGHNVRPLGVQEEIKPVREAIEEFKPHVVFNLLEQFHHEPVYDQHIPSLLELMQVPYTGCNPRGLILARGKDLSKTLVHFRRIAVPAFAVFPMRHKVKRPARLALPLIVKSLNEDGSFGISQASIVDTDEKLAERVAFVHERVGTAAIAEQYIEGRELYVGVLGNNRLRVLPVWELKFGTMGGARHIATEKVKHDTDYQERVGIVDGPADDLAPEVQARIQRTAKRIYRTLGLDGYGRIDFRLAADGTLYFIEANPNPEIAKSQEFATAAQHDGLDYPGLLNRILALGISRAKAGVSVG from the coding sequence ATGAGACGCCTGCGCGTTCTCGTGCTCATGCATCCGGACTTCGTACCGCCGGAGTCCACCGAGGGCTATACCGCGCGGCAAATCAACGAATTGAAGACGGAATACGACGTCGTAAGCACCTTGCGCGCGTCAGGCCATAACGTCCGCCCGCTCGGCGTGCAGGAGGAAATCAAGCCGGTTCGCGAAGCGATCGAAGAGTTCAAGCCGCATGTCGTATTCAACCTGCTCGAGCAGTTTCACCACGAGCCCGTCTATGACCAGCACATCCCGAGCTTACTCGAGCTGATGCAGGTGCCCTATACCGGGTGCAACCCGCGCGGCCTGATCCTGGCGCGTGGCAAGGATTTGTCCAAGACGCTGGTGCACTTCCGCCGGATCGCGGTGCCGGCGTTCGCCGTGTTTCCGATGCGCCATAAAGTCAAACGGCCAGCGCGTCTTGCGCTGCCGCTGATCGTCAAGAGCCTGAACGAGGATGGATCCTTCGGCATCTCGCAAGCCTCCATCGTCGATACCGACGAGAAGCTGGCCGAGCGCGTCGCCTTCGTTCACGAGCGGGTCGGGACAGCCGCCATCGCCGAGCAATATATCGAGGGACGCGAGCTCTATGTCGGCGTGCTCGGCAACAATCGGCTGCGGGTACTGCCGGTTTGGGAATTGAAGTTCGGCACCATGGGCGGCGCCCGGCACATTGCCACCGAGAAGGTCAAGCATGATACCGATTATCAGGAGCGGGTTGGAATTGTAGACGGGCCGGCCGACGACCTTGCGCCGGAAGTGCAGGCCCGGATTCAGCGCACGGCGAAACGCATCTACCGAACCCTGGGGCTCGACGGATACGGGCGCATCGACTTTCGCCTTGCCGCCGACGGCACCCTCTATTTCATCGAGGCGAACCCCAATCCCGAAATCGCGAAGAGCCAGGAGTTCGCGACCGCGGCTCAGCACGACGGGCTCGATTACCCAGGCCTTCTGAATCGCATTCTGGCGCTCGGAATCAGCCGGGCAAAGGCGGGTGTATCCGTCGGCTGA
- a CDS encoding putative zinc-binding metallopeptidase — translation MAAASYDTIRLPSHANWKPMPRRKYAWEKLSDEQLLKQRLSSLRVTVEGTWLEDCVSTLHEELEERGIRLRPHTWISSEWFSPGQVPGIAVPFYLAHPRLMKLEKKMMLDVEGGTWSECMAILRHEAGHAMQHGYQLQRRRRWQQLFGPSSKRYPRYYRPNPASRRYVQHLRLWYAQSHPDEDFAETFAVWLRPRSNWRTRYAGWPALKKLEYVDELMAEIAGKRPPITTRERVDPLHELSETLGEHYKKKQAFYAFTPPKTYDRDLSRLFSADPRHRRGRPASSFIRRHRAQIRQLVARWTGENQLTLDAVLDDMISRCRELDLRAVGAERKLVMDFTVLLTAKTMHALFGPSRRKWIAL, via the coding sequence ATGGCAGCTGCATCCTATGACACCATCCGGCTGCCGAGTCACGCCAACTGGAAGCCTATGCCGCGCCGGAAATATGCTTGGGAGAAGCTGTCGGACGAGCAGTTGCTCAAGCAACGCCTCAGCAGCCTGAGGGTTACGGTCGAAGGCACCTGGCTCGAAGATTGCGTCAGCACTCTCCATGAAGAGCTCGAAGAGCGGGGCATCCGGCTGCGGCCGCATACATGGATATCGAGCGAATGGTTCAGTCCGGGACAGGTGCCCGGCATCGCCGTTCCATTTTATCTCGCCCATCCCCGCCTGATGAAGCTCGAGAAGAAAATGATGCTCGATGTCGAGGGCGGCACCTGGTCGGAGTGCATGGCCATTCTCCGCCATGAGGCGGGGCATGCCATGCAGCACGGCTACCAGTTGCAACGCCGCCGGCGCTGGCAGCAGCTGTTCGGCCCATCCTCGAAACGCTACCCGCGCTACTACCGGCCCAATCCAGCGAGCCGGCGTTATGTCCAGCATCTGCGGCTCTGGTACGCGCAGAGCCACCCGGACGAGGATTTTGCCGAAACCTTCGCAGTCTGGCTGCGGCCGCGTTCGAACTGGCGGACGCGCTATGCCGGCTGGCCGGCGCTGAAGAAGCTCGAATATGTCGACGAGCTGATGGCTGAAATCGCCGGCAAGCGGCCGCCGATCACGACGCGGGAGCGCGTCGATCCGCTGCATGAGCTCAGCGAGACGCTCGGCGAGCACTACAAGAAGAAGCAGGCGTTCTACGCCTTCACGCCGCCGAAAACCTATGACCGCGACCTCTCCCGGCTGTTTTCCGCCGATCCGCGGCACCGCCGCGGGCGACCGGCTTCGTCCTTCATCAGGCGGCACCGCGCCCAGATCAGGCAACTGGTGGCGCGGTGGACGGGCGAGAATCAGCTTACGCTCGATGCCGTGCTTGATGATATGATCTCCCGCTGCCGCGAGCTCGATCTGCGGGCCGTCGGCGCCGAACGGAAGCTTGTGATGGATTTCACCGTCCTGCTGACCGCCAAGACCATGCACGCGCTATTCGGCCCGTCGCGGCGCAAATGGATCGCGCTATGA